Sequence from the Pseudophaeobacter arcticus DSM 23566 genome:
AGGAGCTGGCGACGCCTGCCAACACCGCCTTCAAGGAAAACTGGGCGGCGGCCTATGGCGACAGTGGCATGATCCACGAGATCGCAGTGTCCAACTATCAGGGGTTGTTGACCTGGGCCGCTGCGGTGCGGCAGGCGGGCTCGATTGAGCGGCAGGCGGTGATTGCCGCCCTGGAATCCGGGCTGTCGATCGAAGGACCGGCGGGCAAGATTACCATCGACCCCAAGACCCACCACGCGGTGCTGGATGTCCATATCATGGAGATTGAAAACCAGGGCATGCGGGTGGTCAAAACCCTGCCGCAGCGCCAGCCGATTGACACCCAGTTGGTCTGTGATCTGCAGGCCAATCCGGGGGACAACACCCAATACGAAATCCAGATCTGACCCATTCCCGGATTTGACACGGAGCGGCCAGGGTCGCTCCGCATCCCCACGCCGGGGAACGGCTGTGCTGTGCCATAGGAAGACTGAAGGAAGACTGGAGCCGATGGATCTCTCATTCGTCATTTTGATAGAAATGCTCTACGCGGTCTCTTCGCTGATCCTGATCAGCGCAGGCCTGGCCGTTGTGTTTGGCATGATGAAAGTGATCAACCTCGCGCATGGGGAATTCATGATGATGGGCGGCTATGCCACCATCACTGCGGTGAACCTGGGGGTGAACATCTTTGTCGCCATGCTGGTGATTGCGCCGCTGACGGTTGGGCTGATTGGGCTGATTGTCGAACGTCTGGTGATCCGCCACCTCTATGGGCGGCTGGTGGATACCATGCTGGCGACCTGGGGGTTGAGCCTGTTTTTCATTGGGTTGGCCACCATGATTTTTGGCAATACCACGACGGGAATTTCCACGCCAATTCCCGGCTTTACGGTCGGAAACTACCAGATCAACGGCTACAACTTCTTTATCATCGTGGTCTCTGTGCTGCTGTTGATTGCCATGCGTGTGGTGCTTAAATCCACCCGTGCCGGGCTGATCGCCCGCGGCGCGATGCAACAGGCGGATATGGCAGCGGCGCTTGGCTACAGCCCAAACCGCATCTACATGGCAACCTTCTTTTGCGGCTCGGCGCTCTCGGGTCTGGCCGGGGCGGTGCTGGCGCCGCTGGTTGGATTGGTGCCCACCTCGGGCGGCGCCTATATCGCCAAGGCCTTTATTACCGTCATCGCCGGAGGACCATCGCTTATTGCCGGGCTGTTTTCCGGTGCCGGCTTGTTTGGCGTGGTCAGCCAGGTCTTCACCTTCACCATCTCTCCGGTGATGGGCGAGGTTGCCCTGCTGGTGGCCGCTGTCATCCTGCTTCGCCTTTTGCCGCAGGGCATCACCGGAAAATTCTTCAAAGGAAAACTGTGATGTCCGCAAGTCTGCAAAAGGATCTTGCCTGCACGGTGGTCATCGCGGCGCTGTTGATCTGGCTGATGCCGATGCTGATCTCTCCCTATACGCTCACCGTGCTGATTATCTACGGGATGCTGGGGTTGAGCCTGGGGCTGATCTGGGGGTTTGGCGGCATCCTGTGCTTTGGCCAAGCCGCGTATTTTGGTCTTGGCGCCTATACCTATGCCATTGCTGCAATCAATCTTGGCGAGAGCACCCTGCCGATGCTTCTGGCGGTGCTGGTGCCGGCAGGGTTTGCGGCTCTGCTGGGGGGGCTGATGTTCTACGGTCGGCTGACGGATGTTTATCTGGGGGTCATCACCCTGGTGGTCACCTTGATCCTGTTCAAATTCATCAACTCGACAGCCGGGCCGCAGTATGTAATCGGCACCGCCCGGCTGGGGGGCTTTAACGGTATTCCCGGATTTCAAACCCTGAACATTCCGGGGCAGCCTGAGGCCTATATCTGGGGAGATGCCTACTTCTATGTCTGCGCGGTGCTGCTGGCACTGGTGTTTGTTCTGGTCACGCTGCTGCTGCGTTCCAGCTTTGGCAGGATTGCGGTTGGCATTCGCGAGAATGAGACCCGCATGTCGCTGATGGGCTATGATGTGCGGGCGCGCAAGACGATCCTGTTTGCCATCGGAGCCGCCATCGCCGGGCTGGCAGGCGCGCTGTTTGCCAATTGGGGCGAAATTGTCACCCCCAGCCTGTTTTCCCTTGGTCAATCGGCCGAGATCATCATCTGGTGCATCGTTGGCGGGCTTGGCACCCGGCTTGGCCCGATCCTTGGCGCCGCTGGGCTGGCCTATCTCAAATTCCTTTTGGGCCAGCAGAGCCTCGTTGATAACACGCTGATCACCGGCCTTATTCTGGTGCTGTTTGTCCTGTTCCTGCCCCGCGGCCTGGTGCCCGCCATTGCCGATTTGTGGCAGGCACAGAAGGCAGCCCGCCGAGGCGCGCGGGGCCGGGGGCGCAGGCGACAGGCCCCGCAGCGGGGAGCGGCTTAATGGCTGAAACAATTTTGGAAACTCACGGGCTGACCATGCGCTTTGGCGGGGTTGTTGCTGCCAATAACGTGGACTTCAAATTACAGGCCCGCGAGCTGCGCTGCCTGATTGGTCCCAACGGCGCCGGGAAATCGACATTCTTCAAATGTGTCTCTGGATTGCAAACCCCGACAGAGGGCCAGGTCTATATGCGTGGGTTGGAAACTACCCGCTGGATGCCACATGAGATCGCCGCATTGGGGGTGGGGATCAAAACCCAAACGCCCAATGTTCTGGACGCGCTGAGCGTGTTTGAAAACATCTGGCTGGCGGCGCGCCGGTTTCATGTGCCGACTGAGGCGACGCAAAAAACGCAAGAAATCATTGAACGCCTGGCGCTGGGCGCCATCGCGCGAAAAGACCTGGGCCAATTGGCCCATGGAGAGCGGCAGCGGGTTGAGCTGGGGCTGGTGGCGGTGGGCGACCCCTGGCTGGTGCTGCTGGATGAACCCGCCGCCGGCATGAGCGCCGAGGATGTCGAACGGATGACCGGTATCATCCACGAGCTGAACAAGACCGCCGCCATCGTCATCGTCGAACATGACATGCAGTTCATTCGCTCAATCGCTGAGACGGTGACGGTTTTCCATCAGGGAGCGGTCCTGATGGAGGACCATGTGGACCAGGTTCTGTCTGACCCAACTGTGCGCAATGTCTATCTTGGAAAGAAGGCCTGATATGGCGGATGAGCTTCCTGAAATTCTGTCCCTCAAAGGCCTGTCGGGCGGCTATGGCAAGGTGCCGATCCTGCATGGCATTGATGTCTCGGTTGCTGAAAATGAGGTGGTTGGCATCCTGGGCCACAACGGCATGGGCAAGACCACCCTGTTGAAAACCATCATGGGGTTTTTACCCGCCAGCGCCGGCTCCGCCCGGTTCCATGACACCGATATCACCCGCCTGTCACCCTATGAACGCGCCGGGCTTGGCATTGGCTATGTGCCGCAGGGGCGCGGGATTTTTCCGCAGCTTTCGGTGCGGGACAATCTGCGTTTTGCCTGGCATGAATATGCCGGCGCCAGCGAAGACGAGGTGATGCAGGCTGTGCTGTCAGACTTTCCGCGTCTGCGCCCGCTTTTGAACCGCGATGGCGGTGCGCTGTCCGGGGGGGAGCAGCAACTTCTGGCGCTGGCCCGCTGCCTGATGGGCGCGCCGGAATTTTTGCTGCTGGATGAACCCACCGAGGGTATTCAGCCCTCTATCATCGAAGAAATGGCCGAGACCCTGTTGCAGCTGCGCCAAAGCCGGGGGCTGTCGATTTTACTGGTTGAGCAGAATTTCGACTTTATCGCGGATCTGTCAGACCGGGTGCTGGTTCTTGAGCGGGGCCGGATTACTGCGGAGCTGACCCAGAATGATCTGCTGGATCAAGCCAAAGTTGATCAGTTTCTGGGTTTTGGCGCCGCCAGATCAACCCGAGCTCAAAGCACATCCCAGCCCGGGGTGGCGCTCTCAAAATCTTCTGAAATTCAGGGGTCTGCGCGGCAAATGCCTGAACCGATGCCTGCAAATGTGGTGACCAATATGACTGTGAAACGCCCCTCCTTGTCGCAGATGCGCGATATGGCCAACCGCTTTGATATGAGCCTGACGGATGCAGAACTGGCCGAGTACTCGCAGATTATGGAACCCTATATCCAGGCCTATGATCGTCTGGATGCGACGCCGGATCATCTGCCCGAAGTCAGATACCCGCGCGCGCCGGGGCATTTTCCCGATTTTGCAGAAAATCCGCTGAATGCCTGGTATGTCAAAACCGAGGTGCGTGGCGCCCCTGATGGACCCTTGCGGGGCAAGCGGGTCGCGCTCAAGGACACCATCTGCCTGGCTGGGGTGCCGATGATGAATGGCTCCTCGATCATGGAGGGCTATACGCCTGAGATCGACGCCACCATTGTTACCCGGATGCTGGACGCCGGCGCGGTGATCGCGGGCAAGGCCCATTGTGAAAACTTCTGCCTGTCCGGAGGATCGCATACCAATGCCAAGGGGCCGGTTCAAAACCCCTGGAAACACGGCTACATGGCAGGCGGCTCCTCCAGCGGCTCTGCGGCCCTGGTTGCATCCGGCGAAGTGGATATGGCCATCGCCGGGGATCAGGGCGGCTCAATTCGTATTCCGTCCTCCAACTGCGGTGTTTACGGGATGAAGCCCACCCATGGGCTTGTGCCCTATACCGGGGTGATGCCGGTCGAGCAGACCATCGACCATGTTGGCCCGGTGACCAACACGGTGGCAGATAATGCGCTGTTGCTGGAAGTCCTGGCCGGAGAGGACGGGCTGGACCCGCGCCAATATGCGCCGCAGACCTTTCGCTATACCGAGGCCCTGGGGCGCGGAGCGCAGGGGCTGCGGATTGGCATTCTTAAAGAAGGCATCCATCGCCCCGAAAGCGAGGCCGATGTTGACCAGAAAGTGCTCGCCGCAGCGGAGAGATTTCGCCAACTCGGGGCGCGGGTGGACGAAGTTTCCATTCCCGAACACCACCTGGCGGTAGATTGCTGGACCGCGATCACCGTCGAGGGGCTGCAGGATCACATGATGCGTGGCAATTCCGGCGGCACCAATTATCGCGGCTTGTTCCTGCCGTCGATGATGGACCACATGGCCCAATGGCGATCCCGCGCGGATGAGCTGTCGCATTCTCTCAAGGTCTGCATGTTCTTGGGCGAATTCTTTCAGGAACAATACCGGGGGCGGTTTTACGGCAAGGCACAGAACCTGATGCGCAAGGCGAACGAAAAATACGCCGAGGTGTTCAGGCAATATGACCTGTTGTTGATGCCCACAGTGCCGATGAAGCCACAGCAGATCCCCCCCGCCGATTGTTCGATCACGCTGTATGTTCAGCGCGCCTTTGAGATGATTGGGAATACCGCGCCGTTCAACGGCGGCCTGCCGGCGATGAATGTGCCCTGTGGGCTCAGCGAGGGCCTGCCCATCGGCATGATGCTGGTGGGGCCAAAATTTGGTGAGTTGAAAATCTACCAAGCGGCCGATGCCTTTGAGCAGAGCGGCGACTGGCGCGCAATGTAAAGGGGTCCAAAGCCATGTCTATCCTCAACGAAAGCCTTGCCAGTCAGATCTCGGGCTGGTCCAACCCTCGGGACCTAGCCGAGGACACCTCGGCGCCGCGCAATGGGCTGTCCTATGTGCGGGGGCCAAGCACACCCAGCCTGGCCTATGTCACCATTCCCCAGCTGCTGCGGGACGCGGTGTCGCGGTTTGGCCCGCGTGAGGCAGTTGTATTTTGTGACCAGAATATCAGGCTGAGCTACTATGATTTGGACCGGGCCGTGGATGCGCTTGCCTCGGGGTTTCTGGCGCTGGGGCTGAACAAGGGCGATCGGGTCGGCATCTGGTCGCCAAACCGCTACGAATGGGTTCTGACCCAGTTTGCAACAGCCCGGGCGGGGTTGGTCCTGGTGAATATCAATCCGGCCTACCGGTCGAGCGAGCTTGAATATGCCCTCAATACAGTGGGCTGCAAGGCGCTGGTGGCGGCCAGGTCCTTTAAAAGCTCTGACTATGACGGCATGATCCGCAGCCTGGCACCCGAGCTGGAACAGGCCTCCCCTGGGCGGCTACAGTCTGTCAGGCTGCCGCAGTTGCGCAGTGTGATCATTATGGAGGAGGCACCGGGCCCGGGCGTCTATTCGTTCAAGCAGTTGCAGGGCCTTGGCGGGCCTGCGCAGCACCTGCGCCTGATGCAGATAGATCAAACGCTCAACCCGGATGATGCCATCAATATCCAGTTCACCTCGGGCACCACCGGCAGCCCAAAGGGGGCAACGCTGTCGCATTACAACGTGGTCAACAATGCGCGCTTTGTGACCGACCGCATCACCCTGACCGAAACTGACCGACTGGCGATCCCGGTGCCGCTTTACCATTGTTTTGGCATGGTCATGGGGGTTCTTGGAGCTGTGAGCAAAGGTGCTACGATGGTGTTCCCGGGCGAAGCCTTTGAGGCAGAAAGCACCCTCAAGGCTGTGGCTGAGGAAAGATGCACTGCAGTCTACGGGGTGCCCACCATGTTTGCGGCCATGCTGGATAGGCTGGAGAGCTCCCCGCGCGATCTGTCCTCGCTGCGCACCGGCATCATGGCCGGGGCGCTGTGCCCGGTTGAGATCATGCAGCGGGTCACCTCCGAGATGAATATGAGCGAAGTCACGATCTGCTATGGCATGACGGAAACCTCGCCGGTGTCCTTTCAGAGCTTTGTTGACGACCCAATCGGGAAACGCTGTGAAACCGTTGGTCGGGTGCATCCGCATCTGGAGGTGAAATGCGTCGATCAGAATGGACAGATTACGCCCGTCGGTGTCCAGGGAGAGCTGTGCACCCGTGGCTATTCGGTGATGAAGGGCTATTGGGGCAATGCCGACAAAACGGCAGAGAGCATCCGTGATGGCTGGATGCACACAGGTGACCTTGCGATACTGGATGCGCAGGGGTTTTGCACCATCACCGGTCGACTAAAAGACATGATTATCCGTGGTGGGGAAAACATCTACCCGAGCGAGATCGAGGCGTTTCTGACCCGCCTGCCCATGGCCCGCGAGGTTCAGGTTTTTGGGATACCTGATGAAAAATTCGGGGAAGAGGTCTGTGCCTGGGTTGTGGCCAAGGCCGGAGAAACGGTGAGCGAAGACCAGGTGCGCGACTTTTGTCAGGGGCAAATTGCCCATTTCAAAGTGCCCCGCCATATCCGGATCGTCGAAGAAATTCCGATGACAATTACCGGCAAGCCGCAAAAATTTGTGATGCGGGAAAAAATGCTGGAATGGCTTGGCCAGTCCTCCCCTTGATTGCGGTCCGTGTTCAGACAGCCCCAAACCGTGAGCGTCTCTGCGGGGGGCGCCATGGCTGCCAGCCGACAGAGGGTTTGCACCAGGGGGAAGAGTATCACCCAAAAGTTGTGTAAAAATATTTGACTAACTCTACCTCAGGTGGAACTGTGCAGCCATTGTACGGCCCAAAGCGCGGTGCAGGAGCCAGGACCAACGCATTATTTGATACATTGGGGTAGCTATATGAACATAGAGACGAATTTGAAACACGTGCAGGACATGCGCGAAACGTTTGATTTGTCGCAGGCCGAGGTCCTGATGGTTGCGGTCATCAATGCAGGGGTGCTTGGGGACAAGGACACATTAAAGGCCCGGTTGATCGCGGATCTACAGGCGGCGATCCAGGTCGAACTGGCAACCATTCCGCTGTATTTGTATAGCTATTACTCGATCAATCGGACCAAACTGCAGGGCAAAGACCTGGAGGCTGCGCAGATTTTTGCCAATGAGGCGGGCGGCATCATCATGTCGGTTGCGGTTGAAGAGATGTTGCACATGTCTTTGTCCAGCAACATCTACTTTGCTTTGACAGGCCAGCCGCCGCAGCTCTACCAGGCGGCGCCACAAAGCTACCCGGCGCTCTTGCCGCATCATAATCCGGTGGTGCCGGAAGGCCCCGATCCACAGGCCAAGGGCGGGATCCCGCTGCGGCCCTTCTGTTCAGCTCAGCTGTGGCATTTCCTGCAGATTGAATATCCGCATAACCCTTATTTCAGTGAAATTCCTGTCGAGGCTTTGCCGGATCTGATAGGGAAACTGTCCCAGATGTCCGCCAAAGAGGCCCTGGCGTTTTTGAATGAACATGGCTGGCCGATGGATCAGAACTGGAATTCGATTGGCCAGTTCTATTCCTTTATTCGCTGCATTGTGGCCTCTGCCTATTTTGACGATGCGGACTTTCAGGCGGGAAATCCCAAGCAGCAAATCCAACCCTATAACTATGCTCCCAATAATATCGACACCATCTATCCCAAACAGGCCTTTGACCCCTCAAAACCGGCGCCGTCCTCTCCAGGTGCTGGCTCCGGCTGTCCTGCGGGGCTTCCCGGTGCGGCAGAGGTCACTGTTTATGGCGATGCGGCGGATAGCTCTGATGCGCCGCTGCGTCCGGTTGAGGATCACAAGGGGCATAGGGTTACGGGCGCTTTTGAGCTGATGACAGTTTCCAGCCGCGAGGATGTCATGCTGGCGCTGGAAACGATCTGTGAGCAGGGGGAGGGATATTCCGCCAAACCCGGCGGCAGCGAGGCAACCTGGGACGACCCTGACACAGAGGCGGAGCAGAGCCATTTTGACAAGTTCCTTGAGTTGCAGATGCAGTTTGAGGACTTTTCGCAGAGCCTGGAAAGCCTGCCGCCCTGGATGGAAGAACAGATCGACCTGCAGTGGCTGTCGGAAGCGGTGCAGGGCAAGGCGAACAAATGGAGCGCGGAGGGGCTCAAGGCCAAAGAGCTGCTGTTTGACTACCCGGACAATCCGACGCGCGCGGACTATGCCCATGATCCGGTGGCAACCGCGCTGAATGATTTTTGTAGCGGCTTGTTCCAGTACATGCTGATCCTGTCGGAAACCATCTACAAGATCGAGCCAAACTATGTCGCGCCGGACCAGCCGGGGGCGGACAAGGTTTCAAAGGACGGCACAGTCCCGCACCAAAAGTATTTTTTCAACATTGCTTTGCATCGCTCGATGATCTGGATCCTGGACAAATTCATCGCCCTGATGCGTGGTTACGAGGTGACCCTTGCGGATGGTCGGTCCGTCGCGTTGGCGCCCAGTTTTGACAACCTTGGCTTTGGACCGGCGGGGCAGGGGCTTGGCGCGCGCCAGGATGCCTTTGCCAATCTGGCGCAGCTTGGCGCCGAGGCGCTGCTTGCAACGGCGGGGAATAGTGCGCTCAACGGTGCTGTGGCGCCGCTTGTGGCGCTGACCATCAACAAAACATCCTCTGATGGCGAGGGCATGCACCTGCCTGATGTCAGCGCCTACTGGCCACAGCCCTAGCGCGCAAACTGCGCCTGCAGCACAGCCCGTTCTGACCTGGAAAAGGTGCAAATGAACTGGCCCTCACGCCACTTGAAGATGCCCGAAAGGACACAGCCATGTCTGAGACAAAGCACAGCAACACCAAGACATCAAAGGCAGATCTGCCCGCCGTGGTGCCGCCGCCCTTTAACTGGAAAGACACCCCCTATGGGAAGGCAGGCGCGCCGCTGGAATTGCCGGAAGGTGCTGAATTACATGCCTGTCTGGGGCTGAACTCCTGCAAGGGGCAGGATCGCTACGGCATTCATGGACCCAATGGCAACAATCCAAACAGCTGTGCCGGGCAGGGGTTTTGCGCCACCACCGAAATCCATTCCTGCCATACCAATAACAACTGCGCCAATCAGGGGGGCTGTGGGCTGTATGGCTGGGGGCCCGATATGGACCAGCCTGGCCAGAACGACTGCCGCTCGATGGGGTCATGTGCGGCCCCGATCAATGCCGAACGTTTTATCACCGAAGGTGACCACAAGGGGATGAGCGTCTGGACCCGCGCCCGCCAGGTGTTCGAGGCAGCCTACGAGCAAAAGCAATCGGGTGAAAAACTCGGGGCGGCGCCAGCGCCGTTTACCGATACCGGCCCGACGGAATCCTGGATCACGGAAAACTGCAACAGCTTTGCCGCCTGTGGCGCCAGTGGGCTCTCCGGGGGAGGCAGCTGTTCGTGACAACACCGCCGACAGAGAGATTGGAACTGCCCAAGCTCGGCCTGGGGCTGGGGCTGCGAAACACCCATTTTGACCATATCCTGACCACCTGGCCGGATGTGGACTGGTTCGAGGCCATCTCGGAGAACTTTATGGATTCCGGCGGGCGTCCGCGTCAGGTGATCCGCAAAGTGGCAGAGCGCTATCCGGTGGTGCTGCATGGGGTGTCGCTGTCAATTGGCAGCAGCGATCCTTTGAACATGGACTACCTGCAGCGGCTGAAACATCTGGCCCAAGAGCTGCAGCCGCAGTGGATCAGCGATCACCTGTGCTGGACCGGTGTCATGGGGCTGAACTCGCATGATCTGCTGCCGGTTCCGCTGACCGAGACAACGCTGGACCACATCGCCGCCCGTGTGCACCGGGTGCAAGAGGTGCTGGATCGTCCGCTGATCCTGGAAAACCCCTCTACCTATCTGGATTTTCGTGAAAATACTCTGTCAGAGCCTGAATTCCTGCGTGCCCTCTGTGACCGCACCGATTGTGGTTTGCTCCTGGACGTCAACAATGTCTTTGTGAGCTGCTTTAACACCGAAAGCGATCCGGTGGACTACTTTGACAGCTTCCCCTGGTCCCGCGTGGTGCAGATGCATCTGGCGGGGCATACGGATTGTGGCAGCCATTTGATTGACACCCATGACCAACCGGTGCGCCCAGAGGTCTGGGCGCTGTTTGCTCTGGCCTGGCAGCGCAGCAATGGGGCCTCTACCCTGTTGGAATGGGACGGGCATATCCCCACATTTGAGGTTTGCCATGCGGAATTGCTCAAGGCAAAATCCTATATGAAGGGCGGTTTTTCACCTCTGGTCGGCGGCTCGGCTCGGGTGCCATCAAAGGCCATGGCGGTGTCCAACCCGGTCAGTTTCCTTATGCCGGATGTCATGGCCGGGGCTGCAGAACTGGAAGAGGGGTGAGCGCGCCACCGGACCTGGTGGAGCTGCAAAAATGGATGCAGCAGGCCCTGGTCAAGCCGCAACAGACACAGCCGCAGGAGATCAACGATCGGGTGCGGTCGACATCCAGGCTGTCAGCTGCTGCGGCCTTGGCGATCTATCAGAACAGTTACAGCCTGCGCATTGCGGCCTGTATGCGCGATCAGTTCCCGGCGCTGTGCTATGCCTTGGGGGAG
This genomic interval carries:
- a CDS encoding ABC transporter ATP-binding protein; amino-acid sequence: MAETILETHGLTMRFGGVVAANNVDFKLQARELRCLIGPNGAGKSTFFKCVSGLQTPTEGQVYMRGLETTRWMPHEIAALGVGIKTQTPNVLDALSVFENIWLAARRFHVPTEATQKTQEIIERLALGAIARKDLGQLAHGERQRVELGLVAVGDPWLVLLDEPAAGMSAEDVERMTGIIHELNKTAAIVIVEHDMQFIRSIAETVTVFHQGAVLMEDHVDQVLSDPTVRNVYLGKKA
- a CDS encoding ABC transporter permease subunit; translation: MDLSFVILIEMLYAVSSLILISAGLAVVFGMMKVINLAHGEFMMMGGYATITAVNLGVNIFVAMLVIAPLTVGLIGLIVERLVIRHLYGRLVDTMLATWGLSLFFIGLATMIFGNTTTGISTPIPGFTVGNYQINGYNFFIIVVSVLLLIAMRVVLKSTRAGLIARGAMQQADMAAALGYSPNRIYMATFFCGSALSGLAGAVLAPLVGLVPTSGGAYIAKAFITVIAGGPSLIAGLFSGAGLFGVVSQVFTFTISPVMGEVALLVAAVILLRLLPQGITGKFFKGKL
- a CDS encoding AMP-binding protein, coding for MSILNESLASQISGWSNPRDLAEDTSAPRNGLSYVRGPSTPSLAYVTIPQLLRDAVSRFGPREAVVFCDQNIRLSYYDLDRAVDALASGFLALGLNKGDRVGIWSPNRYEWVLTQFATARAGLVLVNINPAYRSSELEYALNTVGCKALVAARSFKSSDYDGMIRSLAPELEQASPGRLQSVRLPQLRSVIIMEEAPGPGVYSFKQLQGLGGPAQHLRLMQIDQTLNPDDAINIQFTSGTTGSPKGATLSHYNVVNNARFVTDRITLTETDRLAIPVPLYHCFGMVMGVLGAVSKGATMVFPGEAFEAESTLKAVAEERCTAVYGVPTMFAAMLDRLESSPRDLSSLRTGIMAGALCPVEIMQRVTSEMNMSEVTICYGMTETSPVSFQSFVDDPIGKRCETVGRVHPHLEVKCVDQNGQITPVGVQGELCTRGYSVMKGYWGNADKTAESIRDGWMHTGDLAILDAQGFCTITGRLKDMIIRGGENIYPSEIEAFLTRLPMAREVQVFGIPDEKFGEEVCAWVVAKAGETVSEDQVRDFCQGQIAHFKVPRHIRIVEEIPMTITGKPQKFVMREKMLEWLGQSSP
- a CDS encoding amidase, whose translation is MADELPEILSLKGLSGGYGKVPILHGIDVSVAENEVVGILGHNGMGKTTLLKTIMGFLPASAGSARFHDTDITRLSPYERAGLGIGYVPQGRGIFPQLSVRDNLRFAWHEYAGASEDEVMQAVLSDFPRLRPLLNRDGGALSGGEQQLLALARCLMGAPEFLLLDEPTEGIQPSIIEEMAETLLQLRQSRGLSILLVEQNFDFIADLSDRVLVLERGRITAELTQNDLLDQAKVDQFLGFGAARSTRAQSTSQPGVALSKSSEIQGSARQMPEPMPANVVTNMTVKRPSLSQMRDMANRFDMSLTDAELAEYSQIMEPYIQAYDRLDATPDHLPEVRYPRAPGHFPDFAENPLNAWYVKTEVRGAPDGPLRGKRVALKDTICLAGVPMMNGSSIMEGYTPEIDATIVTRMLDAGAVIAGKAHCENFCLSGGSHTNAKGPVQNPWKHGYMAGGSSSGSAALVASGEVDMAIAGDQGGSIRIPSSNCGVYGMKPTHGLVPYTGVMPVEQTIDHVGPVTNTVADNALLLEVLAGEDGLDPRQYAPQTFRYTEALGRGAQGLRIGILKEGIHRPESEADVDQKVLAAAERFRQLGARVDEVSIPEHHLAVDCWTAITVEGLQDHMMRGNSGGTNYRGLFLPSMMDHMAQWRSRADELSHSLKVCMFLGEFFQEQYRGRFYGKAQNLMRKANEKYAEVFRQYDLLLMPTVPMKPQQIPPADCSITLYVQRAFEMIGNTAPFNGGLPAMNVPCGLSEGLPIGMMLVGPKFGELKIYQAADAFEQSGDWRAM
- the bufB gene encoding MNIO family bufferin maturase; protein product: MTTPPTERLELPKLGLGLGLRNTHFDHILTTWPDVDWFEAISENFMDSGGRPRQVIRKVAERYPVVLHGVSLSIGSSDPLNMDYLQRLKHLAQELQPQWISDHLCWTGVMGLNSHDLLPVPLTETTLDHIAARVHRVQEVLDRPLILENPSTYLDFRENTLSEPEFLRALCDRTDCGLLLDVNNVFVSCFNTESDPVDYFDSFPWSRVVQMHLAGHTDCGSHLIDTHDQPVRPEVWALFALAWQRSNGASTLLEWDGHIPTFEVCHAELLKAKSYMKGGFSPLVGGSARVPSKAMAVSNPVSFLMPDVMAGAAELEEG
- a CDS encoding branched-chain amino acid ABC transporter permease, translated to MSASLQKDLACTVVIAALLIWLMPMLISPYTLTVLIIYGMLGLSLGLIWGFGGILCFGQAAYFGLGAYTYAIAAINLGESTLPMLLAVLVPAGFAALLGGLMFYGRLTDVYLGVITLVVTLILFKFINSTAGPQYVIGTARLGGFNGIPGFQTLNIPGQPEAYIWGDAYFYVCAVLLALVFVLVTLLLRSSFGRIAVGIRENETRMSLMGYDVRARKTILFAIGAAIAGLAGALFANWGEIVTPSLFSLGQSAEIIIWCIVGGLGTRLGPILGAAGLAYLKFLLGQQSLVDNTLITGLILVLFVLFLPRGLVPAIADLWQAQKAARRGARGRGRRRQAPQRGAA
- a CDS encoding ferritin-like domain-containing protein, whose protein sequence is MRETFDLSQAEVLMVAVINAGVLGDKDTLKARLIADLQAAIQVELATIPLYLYSYYSINRTKLQGKDLEAAQIFANEAGGIIMSVAVEEMLHMSLSSNIYFALTGQPPQLYQAAPQSYPALLPHHNPVVPEGPDPQAKGGIPLRPFCSAQLWHFLQIEYPHNPYFSEIPVEALPDLIGKLSQMSAKEALAFLNEHGWPMDQNWNSIGQFYSFIRCIVASAYFDDADFQAGNPKQQIQPYNYAPNNIDTIYPKQAFDPSKPAPSSPGAGSGCPAGLPGAAEVTVYGDAADSSDAPLRPVEDHKGHRVTGAFELMTVSSREDVMLALETICEQGEGYSAKPGGSEATWDDPDTEAEQSHFDKFLELQMQFEDFSQSLESLPPWMEEQIDLQWLSEAVQGKANKWSAEGLKAKELLFDYPDNPTRADYAHDPVATALNDFCSGLFQYMLILSETIYKIEPNYVAPDQPGADKVSKDGTVPHQKYFFNIALHRSMIWILDKFIALMRGYEVTLADGRSVALAPSFDNLGFGPAGQGLGARQDAFANLAQLGAEALLATAGNSALNGAVAPLVALTINKTSSDGEGMHLPDVSAYWPQP